Proteins found in one Kiritimatiellia bacterium genomic segment:
- a CDS encoding helix-turn-helix domain-containing protein, with protein MSPPPVSEGGRLRTICRTESVRALDALMREQAGVGLVLVRPGRDQKVEVAEAGEGIALPEFCRLIHGAEGGRERCSTCRSLLAVAAWNRGLVRHSCHGGIAVFAAPVRSGRTVDPEFLVVGSCAFAPGRGARGWTEAREHARGLALDVRKLRDAYGKLPHLTPRKERLVKSVIGVAASVIGELMAGMPFRSDSGAAEKEAVAAPATKSHPFQDLHRQTGSALVDVVMTVVRSNPAPPYTVADIARAAILTPNHFSALFRRHAGQTFKAFLMKARLQRSRALLRDRALSIAEVAARSGFPDANYFSRVFRAGTGITPRAWRLGKKTE; from the coding sequence ATGAGCCCGCCCCCTGTGTCGGAAGGCGGCCGGTTGCGGACGATTTGCCGCACGGAGAGCGTGCGCGCCCTGGACGCGCTGATGCGCGAGCAGGCGGGCGTCGGGCTGGTCCTTGTCCGTCCCGGAAGGGATCAGAAGGTGGAGGTCGCGGAGGCGGGCGAGGGGATCGCGCTGCCGGAGTTCTGCCGCCTGATCCATGGCGCGGAGGGCGGGCGCGAGCGCTGCAGCACGTGCCGGTCGCTGCTGGCCGTTGCCGCCTGGAACCGAGGGCTGGTCCGGCACTCCTGCCACGGCGGCATCGCGGTGTTCGCCGCGCCGGTCCGGTCCGGGCGGACAGTGGATCCGGAGTTTCTCGTCGTCGGCTCCTGCGCCTTCGCGCCGGGTCGCGGGGCCAGGGGATGGACCGAAGCTCGCGAGCACGCCCGGGGACTTGCCCTGGACGTGAGGAAACTCCGGGACGCCTACGGGAAGTTGCCGCATCTGACGCCCCGGAAGGAACGCCTGGTAAAAAGCGTCATCGGGGTGGCCGCGTCCGTTATCGGCGAACTGATGGCGGGAATGCCATTCCGATCGGATTCGGGCGCGGCAGAGAAGGAAGCCGTTGCGGCGCCGGCGACGAAAAGCCATCCTTTTCAAGACCTCCACCGGCAAACCGGATCGGCCCTGGTGGATGTGGTGATGACCGTTGTGCGGTCCAATCCGGCGCCCCCCTACACGGTGGCGGATATCGCCCGGGCTGCGATCCTGACTCCCAATCACTTTTCAGCCCTGTTCCGGCGGCATGCGGGACAGACCTTCAAGGCCTTCCTGATGAAGGCCCGCTTGCAGAGATCCAGGGCGCTCCTGCGGGACCGCGCGTTGAGTATTGCCGAGGTGGCGGCCCGCTCGGGTTTCCCGGACGCGAACTACTTCTCCCGCGTGTTCAGGGCCGGAACCGGGATCACCCCTCGGGCGTGGCGCCTCGGGAAAAAGACGGAGTAG
- a CDS encoding PTS sugar transporter subunit IIA, with protein MQLTVKQAAAILNVAEKTVYRWIQDQKLPAYRIEGQYRINRALLFEWATAKKVNFSPTLFQENGPEVAIPSLSEGLLNGGIFYRIEGADKASILKATVSLLRLPESTDRDFLYQALLARESLQSTGIGDGIAVPHVRNPLIVEVDKPLVCLCFLEKSVDFQAMDGKPVFVLFTLVTPSVRAHLHLLSRLSFCLRDPGFKEILLRQGSRDEILDAARKVEDSLSAPAPAQEPPA; from the coding sequence ATGCAGCTAACGGTTAAGCAGGCAGCCGCCATTCTCAACGTCGCCGAAAAGACGGTCTACCGCTGGATTCAGGATCAGAAACTGCCCGCGTACCGGATCGAAGGACAGTATCGCATCAACCGCGCGCTCCTTTTTGAATGGGCCACGGCCAAGAAGGTCAATTTCTCGCCGACACTTTTCCAGGAAAATGGACCGGAGGTCGCCATCCCGTCGCTGTCGGAAGGCCTGCTGAACGGTGGTATTTTCTACCGGATCGAGGGCGCCGACAAGGCGTCCATCCTGAAGGCGACCGTGAGCCTCCTCCGCCTGCCGGAATCAACGGACCGCGACTTTCTCTACCAGGCCCTGCTGGCCCGGGAGTCGCTGCAGTCCACGGGCATCGGCGACGGCATCGCGGTGCCCCATGTGCGCAACCCGCTGATCGTCGAAGTGGACAAGCCGCTCGTCTGTCTTTGCTTTCTCGAGAAGTCGGTGGATTTCCAAGCCATGGACGGGAAACCGGTGTTCGTGCTGTTCACCCTCGTGACGCCTTCCGTACGCGCACATCTGCACCTGCTCTCCCGCCTCTCGTTCTGCCTTCGCGACCCGGGGTTCAAGGAGATCCTGCTGCGACAGGGAAGCCGGGACGAGATCCTGGATGCCGCGCGGAAGGTGGAGGATTCGCTGTCCGCCCCCGCGCCGGCGCAGGAGCCGCCGGCATGA